The Desulfobacterales bacterium genome has a segment encoding these proteins:
- a CDS encoding succinate dehydrogenase cytochrome b subunit — translation MNAWAGTFTASVGKKVMMAVTGLSFIGFLVMHLLGNLTMYGGGDAFNAYAEKLHSLGVLLKVAEWGLLAFALVHVITGGTLVLENFRARPVRYAMKKRAGGRTLGSATMPYTGVALILFVVFHLINFHFVDKSQTTIFQIVLNAFQSPWYVAIYVAAMVIAGVHVSHGLWSAFQTLGANHPKYMPLIRILSVVFAVVVGIGFGSLPIYISFVS, via the coding sequence ATGAATGCGTGGGCAGGTACGTTTACCGCATCGGTGGGAAAAAAGGTAATGATGGCCGTAACCGGATTGAGTTTTATCGGTTTTCTGGTCATGCATCTGCTGGGGAATCTCACCATGTACGGCGGTGGGGATGCTTTTAACGCGTATGCTGAAAAATTGCATTCCCTGGGAGTGTTGCTTAAGGTTGCGGAGTGGGGGCTTCTCGCTTTCGCCTTGGTTCATGTGATTACGGGAGGCACATTGGTTTTGGAAAATTTTCGTGCCCGCCCTGTGCGGTATGCCATGAAAAAGCGTGCGGGAGGACGAACCCTGGGATCGGCCACCATGCCATATACCGGCGTGGCGCTGATTTTGTTCGTGGTGTTTCATCTTATCAACTTTCATTTTGTGGACAAATCACAAACCACAATTTTTCAGATTGTTTTAAATGCGTTTCAAAGCCCCTGGTACGTGGCAATCTATGTGGCGGCGATGGTGATTGCGGGTGTGCATGTCAGTCATGGGCTCTGGAGCGCGTTTCAGACGCTCGGGGCCAACCACCCCAAGTACATGCCGTTGATTCGAATCTTAAGCGTTGTCTTTGCCGTTGTCGTCGGGATCGGCTTTGGCAGTTTACCGATCTATATTTCGTTCGTTTCATAG
- a CDS encoding HD domain-containing protein, giving the protein MVQAIADLLFEAKMLKDIPRSGYPYLGVGRESVAAHIFMTSFIAHVLSMLEPSADALKLLQMCLLHDLPEARTGDLNAVQKKYVSADEDRAVADLTQKLPFGGEIRALLEEFRAGRSLEAKLAHDADQLSFLLDLKSLKDIGHATPEKWIAHVRARVQTEAGQQLVCWILHTEWDHWWLKDF; this is encoded by the coding sequence ATGGTCCAGGCGATTGCAGATTTGTTGTTTGAGGCAAAAATGCTCAAAGATATTCCGCGCTCAGGGTATCCGTACCTCGGGGTCGGGCGAGAGTCCGTTGCCGCGCATATCTTCATGACGAGTTTTATTGCCCACGTTCTTTCCATGCTGGAACCATCGGCCGATGCCCTCAAACTGCTTCAAATGTGTTTGCTGCACGATTTGCCCGAGGCAAGGACCGGAGATTTGAATGCGGTTCAGAAAAAATATGTCAGCGCCGATGAAGACAGGGCTGTCGCTGACTTAACGCAAAAACTCCCTTTTGGTGGTGAAATAAGAGCGCTGCTGGAAGAATTTCGCGCTGGGCGCTCGCTTGAAGCAAAGCTTGCCCATGATGCGGATCAACTCTCCTTTTTACTTGATTTGAAATCACTGAAAGATATCGGTCACGCAACACCGGAAAAATGGATCGCCCATGTTCGCGCCCGGGTACAAACCGAAGCCGGTCAACAATTGGTCTGCTGGATTTTGCATACCGAATGGGATCATTGGTGGTTGAAAGATTTTTAA